A single genomic interval of Aegicerativicinus sediminis harbors:
- a CDS encoding DUF4286 family protein encodes MIIYNVTSLVDEEILPQWLEYIKKHMKDMLDTGKFQSATLSRIITDQEEGHSYSVQYKCETRELLNEYYELDAKALREDIIEKFGGQVISFRTELEVLHEQ; translated from the coding sequence ATGATTATATACAACGTTACCTCCCTTGTTGATGAGGAAATTTTACCTCAATGGCTCGAGTATATAAAAAAGCATATGAAGGATATGCTTGACACCGGGAAATTTCAGTCTGCTACCCTTTCTAGAATTATTACGGATCAAGAGGAAGGACATTCCTATTCCGTACAATACAAATGTGAAACCCGGGAACTTTTAAATGAATACTACGAATTGGATGCCAAGGCGTTAAGGGAAGATATTATCGAAAAATTTGGTGGTCAAGTAATTTCATTTAGAACTGAATTGGAGGTTCTGCATGAACAATAA
- the rsmA gene encoding 16S rRNA (adenine(1518)-N(6)/adenine(1519)-N(6))-dimethyltransferase RsmA, producing the protein MNNNSKNEYNSVRAKKHLGQHFLNDPSVAEKIAETLSYIGYKKVLEIGPGMGVLTQFLLESESTETWVVEIDQESVHYLRMHFPKLHHTIIEGDFLKLRLENFFKNEQFAIIGNFPYNISSQIVFKALEYKEWIPEFSGMFQKEVAERICSKEGSKVYGILSVLTQAFYDAEYLFTVPPNKFSPPPKVDSGVLKLTRKENLELGCDESLFQRVVKTAFQQRRKTLRNSLKTFDLSENLKANVIFGKRPEQLSVSGFVELTEMISRD; encoded by the coding sequence ATGAACAATAACTCCAAAAACGAATACAATTCTGTTCGAGCCAAAAAGCATCTAGGTCAGCATTTCCTGAATGATCCATCTGTTGCGGAAAAAATTGCTGAAACCCTTTCATATATAGGTTACAAAAAGGTATTGGAAATTGGGCCAGGAATGGGTGTTTTGACACAATTTCTTCTTGAAAGTGAATCCACTGAAACCTGGGTTGTGGAAATAGACCAAGAGTCTGTGCATTACCTGAGGATGCATTTTCCCAAATTGCACCACACCATAATTGAAGGAGATTTTTTGAAATTGAGACTTGAGAATTTTTTCAAAAATGAACAATTTGCTATAATTGGTAACTTTCCCTACAATATTTCTTCACAGATTGTTTTTAAGGCATTAGAATATAAAGAATGGATTCCCGAGTTTTCTGGAATGTTTCAAAAAGAAGTGGCTGAACGTATTTGCTCTAAGGAAGGAAGCAAGGTGTATGGCATTTTATCCGTTTTAACCCAAGCATTTTATGATGCGGAATATTTATTTACAGTTCCTCCAAACAAATTCTCACCTCCTCCCAAAGTCGATTCGGGTGTTTTGAAATTAACTAGAAAAGAAAATCTAGAATTGGGGTGTGATGAAAGTTTATTTCAGCGGGTAGTGAAGACTGCGTTTCAACAAAGACGCAAAACCCTACGCAATAGTTTAAAAACCTTCGATCTATCCGAAAATTTAAAAGCAAATGTTATCTTTGGCAAACGTCCGGAGCAATTGTCCGTTAGCGGTTTTGTTGAGCTCACGGAAATGATCAGCCGCGATTAA
- the mgtE gene encoding magnesium transporter, which produces MSEDKNHIQFELTDELLAKVESLVSYKKNKELKAYMDEFHYADIAEILDELELEDSVYIIKLLDSETTSDVLMEMDEDNREKVLQNLSAKEIAEEIQELDTDDAADIIAELPEERRHAVISSIEDEEHKAVIKELLAYEDDTAGSLMAKELVKVYETWTVAGCLRRIRAQAKDVTRVHSIYVVTKQEKLIGRLSLKDLIVAKSDQKISDIFISSVDYVFVEDDVEEVARIMAKYDLEAIPVVDEEKTLLGRITIDDIVDVLKEEADKDYQLAAGITNDVEADDSIFELTRARLPWLLIGMFGGLGAATIITGFQNVMQDYVILLSFVPLIQATAGNVGVQSSAIVVQGLANDTIKGEVITRLMKEFLLGLVNGLAIALVVLPVSHFLFKTPYLVSATICIALITVIVIAALIGTFIPIFLDKRGVDPAVATGPFITTSNDIFGILIYFVIAKAILGF; this is translated from the coding sequence TTGTCTGAAGATAAAAACCATATCCAATTTGAATTAACCGATGAACTTCTAGCAAAGGTCGAATCTCTTGTTTCCTACAAAAAGAACAAGGAATTAAAGGCCTATATGGATGAGTTTCACTATGCGGATATAGCTGAAATTCTCGACGAACTAGAATTAGAAGATTCGGTTTACATCATTAAGTTGCTCGATTCTGAAACGACTTCGGATGTCTTAATGGAAATGGATGAGGACAACCGGGAAAAGGTCCTTCAAAATTTATCTGCCAAGGAAATTGCGGAGGAAATCCAAGAATTAGATACTGATGACGCGGCCGACATCATTGCCGAACTTCCTGAGGAGCGAAGACATGCTGTAATTTCTAGCATAGAAGACGAGGAGCATAAAGCGGTTATAAAAGAACTATTAGCGTATGAAGATGACACGGCTGGTAGTTTAATGGCAAAAGAACTTGTTAAAGTCTATGAAACCTGGACAGTGGCTGGTTGTTTGCGACGAATAAGAGCACAAGCAAAAGACGTTACTAGGGTTCATTCAATTTATGTAGTAACAAAACAAGAAAAATTAATAGGTCGACTGTCCTTAAAGGATTTAATTGTTGCCAAAAGCGACCAAAAAATATCTGATATTTTCATATCGTCAGTTGATTATGTTTTTGTGGAGGATGACGTGGAAGAAGTGGCAAGAATTATGGCCAAGTACGATTTGGAAGCTATTCCAGTTGTAGATGAGGAAAAAACATTGCTTGGTAGAATCACCATCGATGACATCGTGGATGTTTTAAAAGAAGAGGCCGATAAAGATTACCAATTAGCGGCGGGTATTACTAATGATGTTGAGGCTGACGACAGTATTTTTGAATTGACAAGAGCCCGGTTACCTTGGTTATTAATTGGGATGTTTGGCGGTCTTGGTGCTGCAACCATCATAACTGGCTTCCAGAATGTAATGCAAGATTATGTGATTTTACTTTCTTTTGTCCCATTAATACAAGCAACTGCCGGTAATGTTGGTGTTCAATCTAGTGCTATAGTGGTTCAAGGATTGGCTAATGATACGATTAAGGGGGAGGTAATTACACGCTTAATGAAAGAATTTTTACTGGGACTGGTAAATGGATTGGCTATAGCTTTGGTTGTTCTTCCCGTAAGCCATTTCTTGTTTAAAACACCTTATTTAGTCTCTGCTACAATTTGTATAGCCTTAATTACCGTAATTGTTATCGCAGCCCTGATTGGTACGTTTATACCAATATTTCTAGATAAGCGCGGGGTAGATCCCGCGGTTGCAACTGGTCCATTTATCACTACAAGCAACGATATTTTCGGCATACTTATATATTTTGTTATCGCTAAAGCAATCCTTGGATTTTAA
- a CDS encoding 2-hydroxyacid dehydrogenase, producing the protein MKILHLDSNHPLLIKQLTDLGFQNIEDYTSSKKEVEEFISEYDGIIIRSRFKIDKSFLDAAKNLKFIGRVGAGLENIDCGYAEKKGVQLIAAPEGNRNAVAEHALGMLLSLMNKLRIADQQVRNGLWLREANRGVELDGRTVGIIGYGNMGKAFAKKLRGFSVKVICYDIKEDVGDENCQQVSLNELQQHAQVLSLHVPETPLTVGMVNSQFINAFKHPFYLINTARGKCIKSKDLVEALQNGKILGAGLDVLEFEKSSFESLFTDQHLPEEFNALLNSDKVIFSPHVAGWTIESHQKLAQTIVDKIRIQFC; encoded by the coding sequence ATGAAAATTCTTCATCTCGACAGCAACCATCCACTGTTGATTAAACAACTTACAGATTTAGGGTTTCAAAATATTGAAGATTATACTTCATCGAAGAAAGAGGTTGAGGAATTTATTTCAGAATATGATGGAATAATTATTCGTAGCCGTTTTAAAATTGACAAATCATTTTTAGATGCAGCGAAAAATCTAAAATTTATTGGTCGTGTCGGTGCAGGGTTAGAAAATATAGATTGTGGTTATGCCGAGAAAAAAGGAGTACAATTAATTGCCGCACCTGAAGGCAATCGAAATGCTGTGGCTGAACATGCCTTAGGGATGTTGTTATCCCTCATGAATAAACTAAGAATAGCTGATCAACAGGTCCGAAATGGGCTTTGGTTGCGTGAGGCGAATAGAGGGGTGGAACTAGATGGCAGAACAGTTGGTATTATTGGTTATGGCAATATGGGTAAGGCGTTTGCAAAAAAACTACGGGGCTTTAGTGTTAAAGTAATTTGTTACGACATAAAAGAGGATGTGGGAGATGAAAACTGCCAACAAGTTTCCTTAAATGAGTTACAACAACATGCTCAAGTGTTAAGTTTACATGTTCCCGAAACTCCTTTAACTGTTGGCATGGTTAATTCACAATTTATCAACGCCTTTAAACATCCGTTTTATTTGATAAATACGGCAAGAGGAAAATGCATAAAGTCTAAAGATTTGGTCGAGGCATTACAAAATGGTAAAATTTTGGGAGCAGGTTTAGATGTTCTCGAATTTGAAAAATCTTCATTCGAATCCTTATTTACCGACCAACACCTACCTGAAGAGTTTAATGCCCTTTTAAATTCTGACAAGGTTATTTTTAGCCCCCATGTAGCAGGGTGGACTATAGAAAGCCACCAAAAATTAGCGCAAACAATTGTAGATAAAATTAGAATTCAATTCTGCTAA
- a CDS encoding DUF1801 domain-containing protein → MNYNATTPEEYIKLIPEDRKPIFKKLRAVINEHIPEGFEEGIQYKMIGWYVPHSVYPSGYHCDPKTPLPFMNLASQKNFIALYHSGIYADKKLNDWFINEFPKHAKRKLDMGKSCIRFKYLDDIPYDLIGQLAAKMSSEEWISIYEASTKNK, encoded by the coding sequence ATGAATTATAACGCCACCACACCTGAAGAGTACATTAAATTAATTCCAGAAGACCGCAAACCTATTTTCAAAAAACTTAGGGCTGTAATTAATGAACATATACCCGAGGGTTTTGAGGAAGGTATCCAATATAAAATGATTGGTTGGTATGTACCTCACTCCGTTTACCCATCTGGATATCATTGTGATCCTAAAACGCCACTGCCATTTATGAATTTGGCTTCACAAAAAAATTTTATCGCCCTTTATCACAGCGGTATTTATGCCGACAAAAAGCTAAACGATTGGTTTATTAATGAATTCCCCAAACATGCAAAACGAAAATTGGACATGGGGAAAAGTTGTATCCGTTTCAAATATTTAGATGACATTCCTTATGATCTAATTGGTCAATTGGCAGCCAAAATGTCTTCAGAAGAATGGATTTCAATATATGAAGCAAGCACAAAAAACAAATAA
- a CDS encoding VOC family protein: protein MKKRVTGIGGIFFKSSNPNASKEWYKKHLGLNTDQYGCTFWWMDSEGNECSTQWSPFPKDTKYYNPSKKEFMVNYRVENLEWLLSQLKAEGVTIVGDMETYDYGKFAWIMDNDENKIELWEPIDKAFK from the coding sequence ATGAAAAAACGAGTTACTGGCATAGGAGGCATATTTTTTAAATCATCAAATCCAAATGCGTCTAAAGAGTGGTATAAAAAACATTTAGGCCTAAACACAGACCAGTATGGATGCACTTTTTGGTGGATGGATTCAGAGGGAAATGAGTGCTCTACCCAATGGAGTCCTTTTCCAAAAGACACCAAATATTATAATCCATCAAAAAAAGAGTTTATGGTAAATTATAGGGTTGAAAATCTTGAATGGTTATTGAGTCAATTAAAAGCTGAAGGAGTAACAATTGTGGGAGACATGGAAACGTATGATTATGGAAAATTTGCTTGGATTATGGATAATGACGAAAATAAAATTGAATTATGGGAACCAATTGATAAAGCATTTAAATAA
- a CDS encoding TM2 domain-containing protein, with protein sequence MDDNKNLKDELDDLLNDAKEGAKKLEDEAKQSAKEFTDSAKETFGTTTENKKILAGVLAILLGGLGIHKFILGYTKEGIIMLICTLVLSLITCGVASGLVWIISITEGIIYLTKTDTEFYNTYQLGYKPWF encoded by the coding sequence ATGGATGACAACAAGAATCTTAAGGACGAATTAGATGACTTACTTAACGATGCTAAGGAAGGCGCTAAGAAACTTGAAGATGAGGCTAAACAATCTGCTAAAGAGTTTACGGATAGTGCTAAGGAGACATTTGGAACCACAACAGAAAATAAAAAGATATTGGCTGGGGTTTTGGCTATCCTATTAGGAGGATTGGGGATCCATAAATTTATACTTGGCTATACCAAGGAGGGCATTATTATGCTGATATGCACGCTAGTATTAAGTCTCATTACTTGCGGCGTAGCTAGTGGACTTGTTTGGATAATTAGTATAACAGAGGGTATCATCTATCTTACCAAAACAGATACCGAATTCTACAATACTTATCAATTAGGGTATAAGCCATGGTTTTAA
- a CDS encoding ArsR/SmtB family transcription factor yields the protein MGASKTDLYPKDITELAEIAKILAHPARISILNYISQQKACICNDIAEEIGLAQPTISQHLKVINDAGLLDGTYKGKSVCYCLNPEKMNWFKKTLTEFLEATTQTCC from the coding sequence ATGGGAGCTTCTAAAACAGATCTTTATCCAAAAGACATTACAGAACTGGCTGAAATTGCCAAGATATTAGCACATCCTGCGAGAATTTCAATTCTCAACTATATTAGTCAACAGAAAGCATGTATCTGCAATGACATTGCGGAAGAAATTGGTTTGGCCCAACCAACCATTTCCCAACATCTTAAAGTTATTAATGATGCAGGATTGTTAGATGGAACCTATAAAGGCAAAAGTGTTTGCTATTGTTTGAACCCAGAAAAAATGAACTGGTTTAAAAAAACACTTACAGAATTCTTAGAAGCCACTACTCAAACTTGTTGTTAA
- a CDS encoding DUF6428 family protein yields the protein MNTTEFLDLINANPNKALIFQFPNGETIGHNYHITEVKHATINSVDCGGREDSWHETIIQLMEGSPEIGKKEYLSTFKAKGIFKKVDRSFKFVENSILKFEYGNDHFHTAQLFVNHYETSDKQLLVILGVVPTQCKAKDACGIPAKPELELTEENCCSPASGCC from the coding sequence ATGAATACAACTGAATTCCTAGACTTGATTAATGCAAATCCGAATAAAGCCTTAATCTTTCAATTTCCAAACGGTGAAACCATTGGACATAACTACCATATAACTGAAGTAAAACATGCAACCATTAATTCGGTAGATTGTGGCGGAAGGGAGGATTCCTGGCATGAAACCATTATTCAGTTGATGGAAGGATCTCCTGAAATTGGAAAAAAAGAATATTTATCCACATTTAAGGCAAAGGGAATTTTCAAAAAAGTCGATCGCAGTTTCAAGTTTGTTGAAAACTCAATTTTAAAATTTGAATACGGCAACGACCATTTTCATACAGCTCAGTTATTTGTTAACCATTACGAAACATCGGACAAGCAACTTTTAGTTATTTTAGGTGTAGTTCCTACTCAATGTAAAGCCAAGGATGCATGCGGAATTCCGGCCAAACCTGAATTGGAGCTCACGGAAGAAAATTGCTGTTCACCTGCTAGTGGTTGTTGTTAA
- a CDS encoding GNAT family N-acetyltransferase, with product MIKSVFIRPIFKEDWKEIASIYKQGMETGIATFETELPSWKKWKKSHLIDISIAAQFNNKVIGFATLSPTSKRKAYKGVAEVSIYVGSEYSNRGVGKKLMEELISISEMHGFWTLQSAIFLENKASIYLHEKFGFRKIGFREKIGQRNGRWFDNILMERRSKNVNWE from the coding sequence ATGATAAAATCTGTTTTTATTCGTCCGATTTTCAAGGAAGATTGGAAAGAAATTGCGAGTATTTACAAACAAGGAATGGAAACAGGTATTGCCACTTTTGAAACTGAATTACCTTCATGGAAAAAGTGGAAAAAAAGCCACCTTATCGATATCTCTATTGCGGCTCAATTCAATAATAAGGTAATAGGATTTGCTACACTTTCTCCTACCTCAAAACGTAAGGCTTACAAAGGGGTGGCAGAAGTTTCTATATATGTAGGTTCTGAATATAGCAATAGGGGTGTCGGCAAAAAACTTATGGAAGAATTAATTTCAATAAGTGAAATGCACGGATTTTGGACTCTTCAATCAGCTATTTTCCTTGAGAATAAAGCAAGCATTTATCTTCATGAAAAATTTGGGTTTAGGAAAATTGGGTTTAGGGAAAAAATCGGTCAGCGCAACGGCCGTTGGTTCGATAATATTCTAATGGAAAGGCGATCTAAAAATGTTAATTGGGAATAA